The following proteins come from a genomic window of Pichia kudriavzevii chromosome 1, complete sequence:
- a CDS encoding uncharacterized protein (PKUD0A10340; similar to Saccharomyces cerevisiae YMR012W (CLU1); ancestral locus Anc_2.559), whose translation MSETKTQEEQQPQSGEEKIVSLKVVIPGSDEPLEIPCSVEDTLFDITETLKVLPSTREYTAYKLKLNGATFPEETLIGDLLKNGENAKLILEPSPYNEITARKHVVNARIAAGLDSQYDSFAEYSGVNAGASTYAQLNLNETVSQAKKEKENQEENKKDEAEDNFKVTDDEKKEIKEIVDQMISLSPQLDSVATVPPIKPSPALKSLFISQWYPADMSRKLAGDLFYLQVKTLENSVFNITAHVSGFFVNGSSDNKFDGSISTLRNVKTSMDYSLLSLLKALSPSFEKQLAKNDEILSKCSLETYTVPTSTVVTAPWLVSKVEAPTPDLGKSQYNYLYGGIDGSDLQVDWNKDYQFFKDLPTEDLTQRFNREQTLISNTSDFTSAATKGAMSVIRGEIEPVNPEEDPQFHVFLKNGIFYSKAVDSIGQFQESGGNDAARTAAGKDIGSLKYLNKYDIKGIHSLLTTVVDYLGQRIVCQAPVPGILATDENIPVDGEKLPELEQSVKYGFIDDHSDVVADQSFAETFKEVGEAFHLKPHKVWNKDGSKVVDVVTSASTKGTKGSDERKYIIDLFRTTPLDIEFIEEHYDSKNADSYPHREATLRHEAINEWIKRETAVAVKKETEKLEKEGKVDPENKPTIGIDNSLFLLNPDAFSLTPAPTSELAAELKKDEEKVREVSKFVGGVLVPEFIKDMERSEVYNAIDGIHLSKVLHESGINVRYLGKIAKLALERKNEYLKEQQAKLAEIAKINEEVEAQEAKEATDRNAKLEALIAKKKEADEKKEDYPEFKAELEALDKEFKEQAKEKEEEDAKATSKINTVPVANLLQSLHDIALQEMIARAAKHFLRKQLENIPLPLAPYVISHIHNCLLASSANPEPEAPKLNPLLAGIYKDFDLSILKVNSKYVLDSVSKEVFLRYRYVLPENWAESVKPIQLLRSIALKFGIQWKIRDFAFTKEQLEAQINNQKPKEDTKSGSKKPSKNLEVVSVTFVPEDILCIAPVVKDSIFESNSVPAAWETAIIKLASKEKEEIQEGYFYANQAIQFAERLYGPVNNITATYLTSLGALFKASNDSADAVQLYKKAFQIFERCAGIDSFQSSLALNQLADVLLSNNEPANVMKVYKRLVNSWIFAFDETHSNVHNLLTSAAIILIRLGMNAEAIKVFNKLVELSVKSYGEISQQAAFYHSQLCNLLFGEKKYAESLEHAKLSFEAYKVTLGLKDKSTLDAKRNLAAISGYVQHLKEEAKNSQKREQEARRLEQQQNIHKKEIQRAKQPAPNPELAQKSIDDIVAFINGGSSSDKKPKQKKNKKNSKK comes from the coding sequence ATGTCTGAAACAAAAACCcaagaagaacaacaaccaCAGTCTGGGGAGGAGAAAATCGTCAGTCTGAAAGTTGTCATTCCAGGATCCGACGAACCTCTCGAAATTCCATGTTCAGTAGAGGACACTCTCTTTGATATAACGGAAACTCTCAAGGTTTTACCATCTACTCGTGAATATACTGCATACAAGCTAAAATTGAATGGTGCAACTTTCCCTGAAGAAACTCTTATTGGTGACCTATTAAAGAATGGTGAAAATGCCAAACTCATATTAGAGCCTTCCCCATACAATGAAATCACTGCTAGAAAACATGTTGTCAACGCTAGAATTGCCGCTGGCTTAGACTCACAATATGACTCATTTGCCGAATATTCGGGTGTAAATGCTGGTGCATCTACATATGCTCAGTTAAATCTCAATGAGACAGTTTCGCAGgcaaagaaagagaaagaaaaccaagaagaaaataagaagGACGAAGCTGAAGATAATTTTAAGGTTACAGACGACgagaaaaaggaaatcaaggaaataGTTGATCAAATGATCAGCTTGTCTCCTCAACTCGACTCAGTTGCAACTGTCCCACCTATCAAACCATCTCCAGCGTTAAAATCTCTTTTCATCTCCCAATGGTATCCAGCTGATATGTCCAGAAAACTAGCAGGTGACTTGTTTTATTTACAAGTGAAAACTCTTGAAAATtcagttttcaatatcacTGCTCATGTTTCAGGCTTTTTTGTCAACGGATCTTCTGATAACAAGTTCGATGGGTCAATTTCTACTCTTAGAAATGTTAAAACATCAATGGACTACTCTTTACTTTCTCTATTGAAGGCTCTATCTCCTTCATTCGAAAAACAACTTGCcaaaaatgatgaaatcttATCTAAGTGTTCTCTTGAAACCTACACAGTCCCTACATCTACAGTTGTCACTGCACCATGGTTAGTCAGTAAGGTAGAGGCTCCAACACCGGACCTCGGAAAATCCCAATATAATTATTTATATGGTGGTATTGATGGCTCTGACTTGCAAGTCGATTGGAATAAAGACTATCAGTTCTTCAAAGATCTCCCAACTGAAGATTTGACTCAAAGATTCAACAGAGAACAAACTTTAATCTCTAATACATCGGACTTCACAAGTGCTGCTACAAAGGGCGCGATGTCTGTTATTAGAGGAGAGATTGAACCTGTTAACCCAGAGGAAGATCCTCAATTCCATGTCTTCCTGAAGAATGGTATATTTTACTCGAAGGCTGTTGATTCAATCGGCCAATTCCAAGAATCAGGTGGTAACGACGCAGCAAGAACTGCTGCAGGAAAGGATATTGGTTCCTTGAAGTACTTGAATAAGTACGATATCAAAGGTATCCATTCTTTGTTAACTACGGTTGTCGATTATTTAGGTCAAAGAATTGTTTGTCAAGCACCTGTTCCAGGTATTCTTGCTACCGACGAGAACATTCCAGTTGATGGGGAGAAACTTCCAGAGTTGGAGCAATCTGTTAAATATGGTTTCATCGATGACCATTCTGATGTTGTTGCTGATCAATCTTTTGCTGAGACGTTCAAGGAAGTCGGTGAAGCTTTCCATCTGAAGCCACATAAAGTTTGGAATAAGGACGGCTCAAAAGTTGTCGATGTTGTAACCTCCGCATCTACAAAAGGTACCAAAGGTTCCGATGAAAGGAAATACATTATCGATTTATTTAGAACAACTCCTTTGGATATTGAGTTTATTGAGGAGCATTATGACTCGAAGAATGCTGATTCTTATCCACATAGAGAAGCTACGTTAAGGCATGAGGCTATTAACGAATGGATTAAGAGAGAAACTGCAGTTGCTGTAAAGAAGGAAACTgagaaattggagaaaGAGGGTAAAGTTGACCCGGAGAATAAACCAACCATTGGTATTGATAACTCTCTTTTCCTACTAAATCCAGACGCATTTTCACTAACTCCTGCACCAACATCAGAATTAGCAgcagaattgaagaaagatgaagaaaaggtAAGAGAAGTTTCGAAGTTTGTCGGCGGTGTTTTAGTAcctgaatttatcaaagacaTGGAGAGATCAGAAGTCTACAATGCAATTGATGGAATTCACTTATCTAAAGTTCTTCATGAATCTGGTATCAATGTTAGATACTTAGGTAAGATTGCTAAGCTTGCTcttgaaagaaagaatgAATACTTGAAGGAACAACAAGCAAAACTTGCGGAAATTGCTAAAATTAACGAAGAGGTCGAGGCTCAAGAAGCAAAGGAAGCAACAGATAGAAATGCGAAGCTAGAAGCTTTGattgcaaagaagaaagaagccgatgaaaagaaggaggaCTATCCTGAATTCAAGGCTGAACTTGAAGCTTTAGATAAGGAATTTAAAGAGCaagcaaaggaaaaggaagaagaagatgcaaAGGCTACCTCCAAGATTAACACTGTTCCAGTTGCTAACTTGTTACAATCATTACATGACATTGCTCTTCAAGAAATGATTGCAAGAGCTGCTAAACACTTTTTAAGAaaacaacttgaaaatattccGTTGCCTCTTGCTCCTTATGTCATTTCACACATTCACAATTGTTTGCTAGCATCTTCTGCTAACCCAGAACCTGAAGCACCAAAGTTGAATCCGCTATTAGCCGGAATTtacaaagattttgatttatccATTCTAAAGGTAAACTCCAAATATGTACTTGACAGTGTTTCTAAGGAGGTTTTTCTTAGATACAGATACGTGCTACCTGAAAACTGGGCAGAATCAGTTAAACCTATTCAATTGTTGAGATCTATTGCTCTGAAATTCGGTATTCAATGGAAGATTAGAGATTTTGCATTCACTAAAGAACAATTGGAAGCGCAAATTAACAATCAGAAACCTAAAGAAGATACCAAGTCTGGATCAAAGAAACCATCAAAGAACTTGGAAGTTGTCTCAGTCACATTTGTTCCGGAGGACATTCTTTGTATTGCACCAGTTGTCAAAGATTCGATTTTTGAATCCAATTCCGTTCCAGCTGCATGGGAAACTGCTATTATTAAGTTAGCAAGCaaggagaaggaagaaattcaagaaGGTTATTTCTATGCAAACCAGGCGATTCAGTTTGCTGAAAGACTTTATGGCCCTGTTAACAATATTACTGCTACTTATCTGACCAGTTTGGGTGCTCTTTTTAAGGCTTCTAATGATAGCGCTGATGCAGTCCAATTGTACAAGAAGGCattccaaatttttgaaagatgcGCTGGTATTGACTCTTTCCAATCGTCTCTTGCCTTGAATCAATTAGCAGATGTTCTCTTGTCTAACAATGAGCCAGCTAATGTCATGAAGGTGTACAAGAGATTAGTCAACTCATGGATTTTTGCGTTTGATGAAACTCATTCTAACGTTCATAACTTACTTACATCTGCTGCTATTATTTTGATTAGATTAGGTATGAATGCCGAAGCTATTAAggttttcaacaaattagTAGAATTAAGCGTGAAGTCATACGGCGAAATCAGCCAACAGGCAGCATTTTATCACTCTCAATTATGTAACTTGTTATTTGGTGAAAAGAAGTATGCTGAGTCTCTTGAACATGCTAAACTATCATTTGAAGCATATAAGGTTACTCTCGGCTTGAAGGATAAATCTACTTTGGATGCAAAGAGAAATTTAGCAGCAATCAGTGGCTATGTTCAACACttaaaagaagaagctaaGAATTCACAAAAGAGGGAACAAGAAGCTAGAAGATTagagcaacaacaaaacatccacaaaaaggaaatacAAAGGGCCAAACAACCAGCTCCTAATCCAGAACTTGCGCAAAAGAgtattgatgatattgttgcCTTCATCAATGGCGGTTCAAGTTCAGACAAGAAAccaaagcaaaagaaaaacaagaaaaattccaaaaaataG
- a CDS encoding uncharacterized protein (PKUD0A10310; similar to Saccharomyces cerevisiae YBR238C (YBR238C) and YGL107C (RMD9); ancestral locus Anc_6.150), with protein MLRSITSTGFKQTQRVSSKAIHPQNHPSSTAAPPTTPTTSSNPITPQSSLFYSSTPAAPLSGKAYNHYSAHPQQRSYYHQSYTPTNNSAGNALFNEVSSQLAAFDECLAQNSTYDLATGQISGGVNRFWFAVKRIIPIYRSLVFSGQLNEKRMAEFVSLLRNGLRIHRLELSKLKKNLDKDSNNPIKNIHYLLTCAIREVSYNLLDGLVSLNSHGLTHLFKAYKDLGFTNEAVHIWENGRKNPHLYHIFTSEPVLGSIFPFLVESGDFDFGEIWEMYSKIRDNKQHGEKLHNELQVGMIRVCLFKNRTDDALEIFKKLTSDVYNSFNNKGIEPPINVKSYMTMAHLSFIGFCKDIDTADFFFNDAVMESMPYLTPLQLNFIKKYLANTWEMTGNYEKVKRIWLVTWNHYEAKKSSNSSVSSSLNDAFLSIFFKNNPSFSIESFNELKNIIHEYSLIRAIDEPFINVLLSKSTSWHNSEVFEYILNVANSNNFSKTNVFYRCCLKACGSVDVDYQSILTLFRQLLSNNASNGMKYIAHADWVALRDATINSPYLMSFQSVNDRIDLYFKLWKICSSSFISLENFKSYILKDIKLNFNYSKIFEQMANIKSDIEIPEISLFESNKSIQNYIGTSYEY; from the coding sequence ATGTTAAGATCAATCACTTCAACAGGATTTAAACAAACGCAGAGGGTGTCCTCGAAGGCAATCCACCCACAAAATCACCCATCTTCAACAGCTGCTCCTCCAACCACCCCAACTACTTCCTCCAACCCAATAACTCCGCAATCGTCGCTTTTCTACTCGTCAACTCCAGCGGCCCCACTTTCGGGAAAGGCATACAATCATTATTCAGCACACCCACAACAGCGCAGTTACTACCATCAGTCGTATACCCCCACCAACAATTCAGCAGGAAATGCCTTATTCAATGAAGTCTCTTCCCAATTGGCGGCCTTTGATGAATGTTTGGCTCAAAATTCAACTTATGATTTAGCAACTGGCCAAATTTCCGGTGGTGTCAATAGATTCTGGTTTGCGGTGAAGCGGATTATTCCAATCTACCGGAGTCTGGTTTTTTCCGGTCAATTGAACGAAAAGAGAATGGCAGAGTTTGTCTCTTTGCTGAGAAATGGTTTAAGAATTCACCGTTTGGAATTATCCaaactaaagaaaaacttaGACAAGGATTCAAACAAtccaatcaaaaatatccacTATTTACTAACTTGTGCAATCAGGGAAGTTTCTTATAACTTATTAGATGGTTTGGTCTCTTTGAACTCGCATGGTTTGACCCATTTGTTTAAGGCTTATAAAGACTTGGGCTTCACCAACGAAGCTGTCCATATTTGGGAAAATGGTAGAAAAAATCCCCACTTATACCATATTTTTACGTCGGAACCTGTATTGGGTTCAATTTTCCCATTCTTGGTCGAATCTGGcgattttgattttggtgaAATTTGGGAAATGTATTCTAAAATCAGAGATAATAAACAACACGGAGAGAAGTTACACAATGAATTACAGGTTGGTATGATTAGGGTCtgccttttcaaaaacagaacAGATGATGCCTTGgaaatcttcaagaaattgactTCTGATGTCTATAACTCGTTCAATAACAAAGGTATCGAACCTCCAATTAATGTTAAATCTTATATGACAATGGCCCACTTGTCCTTCATTGGTTTCTGTAAAGACATTGATACTGCcgattttttctttaatgaCGCAGTTATGGAATCAATGCCTTACCTTACTCCATTACAATTGAACTTTATCAAGAAATATTTGGCAAATACTTGGGAAATGACTGGAAATTATGAAAAAGTCAAAAGAATTTGGTTAGTGACTTGGAATCATTATGAAGCTaaaaaatcttcaaattcatcagTTTCTTCCTCATTAAATGATGCCTTTTTgtcaattttcttcaaaaacaaccCTTCTTTCAGCattgaatctttcaatgaattaaaaaatatcatccaTGAGTATTCCCTGATCAGGGCAATTGACGAGCCTTTCATTAATGTTCTGTTATCAAAGTCAACATCCTGGCACAACTCCGAAGTTTTCGAATATATCTTGAATGTTGCAAACTCAAATAATTTCTCAAAGACAAATGTCTTTTACAGATGCTGCTTGAAAGCTTGTGGTTCCGTAGATGTTGATTACCAGAGTATCCTAACTCTCTTTAGGCAATTACTATCCAATAATGCCTCAAATGGAATGAAATATATTGCACATGCAGATTGGGTTGCCTTAAGGGATGCTACAATTAATTCCCCTTATCTAATGAGTTTCCAAAGTGTTAATGATAGAATAGACTTATACTTTAAATTATGGAAAATTTGCTCTTCTTCGTTCATTAGCTTAGAAAATTTTAAGAGTTACATTCTTAAAGATATCAAGTTAAATTTTAATTACTCTAAAATCTTTGAGCAAATGGCGAATATCAAGtcagatattgaaattcctgaaatttctttatttgagaGCAACAAATCAATTCAAAACTATATTGGTACCAGTTACGAATATTAA
- a CDS encoding uncharacterized protein (PKUD0A10320; similar to Saccharomyces cerevisiae YJL073W (JEM1); ancestral locus Anc_1.297), which produces MKWISIFSLVSAVTGISSLKSIEEEISRIDSKFRNVGPTLEILNEYDSVISLLKNDEWSDAEVLSKYASLLYKHGIINMALNRGKLALEDFENCYLIKGDNQLVVHNGCLAKLGELSIEYGTADKMVKIIGDLEHQQTSKLYVSEVFKSVKDKSIEYSKDFHQIESLMENKQWDQCNRKCKRLMELGGAHDSNLMRLHIECIQNSNIQTDDKIKGISDIYTTLVSTETLNTDLNDYVKLGYISFFGLSNMRLETDKIIRQCLKNDNEFQGCKDLNRISMKLEKLMKSIREVGIYYSYVYSDTEESIDSNQFKEIELSKERWQEIFSLLFEKKEKIRAKNELDRIAFANNGVSLDGPRFENNFQVILDLYVNVMKREFQFTERQLKESKFIKDMFKLSKQAYFENEKFKEYTRNKQILRHKYYVKSSDDLVDMTQQIRRLIKSKNYSKAEELVKRLPKSMKLTRDIRDCIEKISAYREHQRRKQQQYQQQQYRSGRGDSGNSQSGRQSPPLNNVTPKNDYYKVLGVSRDADTTEIKKAYREKVKTHHPDKIANKNDKSIEEAEEEFARINDAYQVLSDPEQRAKYDQLGEDPNDPVQNRRPHKQHNRRAKSGQRANRGQGKSGGDPFTGGFKFNNFNNFNNFNNFNKFRFGGFR; this is translated from the coding sequence ATGAAATGGATATCCATATTTTCATTAGTGTCGGCTGTTACTGGGATAAGTTCCTTGAAATCGATCGAGGAGGAGATATCGAGAATAGATTCAAAATTTAGAAACGTAGGACCGACTCTTGAAATTCTAAATGAATACGATTCAGTGATCAGcctattgaaaaatgacGAGTGGAGTGATGCCGAAGTTCTAAGCAAATATGCTAGTTTACTTTACAAACATGGGATCATCAATATGGCATTGAATCGGGGAAAGTTGGCCTTGGAGGATTTCGAGAATTGTTATCTAATCAAAGGTGATAATCAATTAGTGGTTCACAACGGATGCTTAGCTAAATTAGGAGAActttcaattgaatatgGAACGGCAGATAAGATGGTTAAAATAATTGGTGACCTTGAACACCAGCAAACCAGCAAACTATATGTTAGCgaagttttcaaatctgTTAAAGATAAGTCAATTGAATATTCCAAAGATTTCCATCAGATTGAATCTCTGATGGAGAATAAGCAGTGGGATCAATGCAATCGTAAATGTAAGAGGTTGATGGAGCTCGGTGGAGCTCATGATAGCAATCTAATGAGACTACACATTGAATGCattcaaaattcaaatattcaaacGGATGATAAGATCAAAGGAATCAGCGACATATACACGACCTTGGTGAGTACAGAGACACTAAATACAGACTTGAACGATTATGTGAAATTAGGCTATATCTCATTTTTCGGATTAAGTAATATGCGCTTAGAGACAGATAAGATCATTAGACAGtgcttgaaaaatgataatgaGTTTCAAGGTTGCAAAGATTTAAATAGAATCAGCATGAAGCTGGAAAAGCTAATGAAAAGTATCAGGGAGGTCGGGATCTACTACTCCTATGTCTATAGTGATACTGAAGAAAGTATCGACTCTAACCAATTTAAAGAGATCGAGTTGAGTAAAGAGCGGTGGCAAGAAATATTTAGTCTgttatttgaaaagaaagagaagatcAGGGCTAAAAACGAATTGGATAGAATTGCCTTTGCAAATAATGGGGTCAGCCTTGACGGCCCTAGGTTTGAAAACAATTTCCAGGTGATTCTAGATTTGTATGTGAATGTTATGAAGAGAGAATTCCAGTTTACGGAACGACAGTTAAAGGAAtccaaatttatcaaagatatgTTCAAACTGAGCAAACAGGCATATTTTGAGAACGAGAAGTTCAAGGAGTATACGAGGAACAAACAAATCCTACGACATAAATATTATGTGAAGTCATCTGATGATCTTGTTGATATGACACAACAGATACGTAGACTAATTAAGAGTAAGAACTACTCAAAGGCCGAGGAGCTTGTGAAGAGGCTCCCTAAGTCGATGAAGCTTACGAGAGATATCAGGGATTGCATAGAAAAAATATCGGCTTACAGGGAACACCAAAGAcggaaacaacaacaataccaacaacaacagtaCAGGAGTGGACGCGGAGATAGTGGAAATTCGCAAAGTGGTAGACAATCGCCACCGTTGAATAATGTTACACCAAAGAACGACTACTACAAGGTTCTAGGCGTGAGCAGAGATGCCGACACCACGGAGATAAAGAAAGCCTACAGAGAGAAAGTGAAAACACACCACCCTGATAAGATTGCCAACAAGAATGACAAGAGTATCGAAGAAGCCGAGGAGGAGTTTGCGAGAATAAACGACGCCTATCAGGTGCTTTCAGACCCTGAACAGCGGGCCAAGTACGACCAACTTGGGGAGGACCCCAATGATCCGGTCCAAAATCGTAGACCGCACAAACAGCACAATAGACGGGCGAAAAGTGGCCAACGTGCAAACCGTGGACAAGGCAAATCAGGGGGGGATCCATTTACGGGGGgtttcaagttcaacaatttcaacaatttcaacaattttaacaatttcaataagtTTCGTTTTGGCGGCTTCCGTTGA
- a CDS encoding uncharacterized protein (PKUD0A10330; Pfam Domains: TPP_enzyme_N(6.9e-46)|TPP_enzyme_C(1.2e- 17)|TPP_enzyme_M(3.9e-06)), with the protein MLQTANSEVPNASQITIDAASGLPADKVLPNITNTEITISEYIFYRILQLGVRSVFGVPGDFNLRFLEHIYDVHGLNWIGCCNELNAAYAADAYAKASKKMGVLLTTYGVGELSALNGVAGAYTEFAPVLHLVGTSALKFKRNPRTLNLHHLAGDKKTFKKSDHYKYERIASEFSVDSASIEDDPIEGCEMIDRVIYSTWRESRPGYIFLPCDLSEMKVDAQRLASPIELTYRFNSPVSRVEGVADQILQLIYQNKNVSIIVDGFIRKFRMESEFYDIMEKFGDKVNIFSTMYGKGLIGEEHPRFVGTYFGKYEKAVGNLLEASDLIIHFGNFDHELNMGGFTFNIPQEKYIDLSAQYVDITGNLDESITMMEVLPVLASKLDSSRVNVADKFEKFDKYYETPDYQREASLQETDIMQSLNENLTGDDILIVETCSFLFAVPDLKVKQHTNIILQAYWASIGYALPATLGASLAIRDFNLSGKVYTIEGDGSAQMSLQELSSMLRYNIDATMILLNNSGYTIERVIVGPHSSYNDINTNWQWTDLLRAFGDVANEKSVSYTIKEREQLLNILSDPSFKHNGKFRLLECVLPMFDVPKKLGQFTGKIPA; encoded by the coding sequence ATGTTGCAAACAGCGAACTCGGAGGTCCCCAACGCTTCTCAAATCACCATTGATGCGGCCAGTGGTTTACCAGCTGATAAAGTTTTACCAAATATTACCAATACCGAGATAACAATCTCTGAGTACATTTTTTATCGTATTCTACAATTAGGTGTTAGGTCTGTTTTTGGAGTTCCAGGCGATTTCAATTTAAGGTTTTTGGAACATATTTACGACGTACATGGTTTAAATTGGATTGGCTGTTGTAACGAACTGAACGCAGCTTATGCGGCAGATGCTTACGCCAAGGCATCTAAAAAAATGGGTGTCCTCTTAACTACATATGGTGTTGGTGAGTTATCTGCCTTAAATGGTGTTGCTGGTGCCTATACAGAATTTGCGCCGGTGTTACACCTCGTTGGTACTAGTGctctcaaattcaagagGAACCCGAGAACGTTGAACTTACACCATTTAGCAGGTGATAAGAAAACTTTTAAGAAAAGTGACCATTACAAATACGAGAGAATCGCTTCAGAATTCTCTGTTGATTCTGCATCTATAGAAGATGATCCAATAGAAGGATGTGAAATGATTGATAGAGTCATTTATTCGACTTGGAGAGAATCAAGGCCAGGGTACATCTTTTTACCTTGTGATTTGTCTGAAATGAAGGTTGATGCCCAAAGATTGGCAAGCCCTATTGAATTGACTTACAGATTCAACTCTCCTGTTTCTAGGGTTGAAGGGGTGGCAGATcagattcttcaactgatatatcaaaacaagaatgTGTCTATCATTGTCGATGGTTTTATTCGGAAATTTAGGATGGAGAGTGAATTTTACGACATCATGGAAAAGTTTGGTGATAAAGTCaacattttttcaacaatgtaCGGTAAAGGACTGATAGGGGAAGAGCATCCTAGATTTGTAGGAACTTATTTTGGTAAATATGAGAAGGCGGTGGGTAATTTACTAGAAGCTTCCGACTTGATTATACATTTTGGTAATTTTGATCATGAATTAAATATGGGTGGATTTACATTTAACATTCCGCAAGAAAAGTACATTGACTTATCCGCTCAATACGTTGATATTACAGGAAACCTTGACGAGTCTATCACAATGATGGAGGTACTGCCAGTTCTGGCGTCTAAGTTAGATTCCTCACGGGTCAATGTAGCAGAcaagtttgaaaagtttgacAAGTACTATGAAACTCCAGACTACCAAAGGGAAGCATCGTTGCAAGAAACAGATATTATGCAATCCTTAAATGAAAATCTCACTGGTGATGATATCCTCATTGTTGAAACATGCTCTTTCCTTTTTGCAGTGCCTGATCTGAAGGTCAAACAGCATACAAATATAATTTTACAAGCATATTGGGCGTCTATTGGTTATGCATTACCAGCGACTCTTGGTGCATCTTTAGCCATCCGGGATTTCAATCTATCCGGAAAAGTATATACTATCGAAGGTGATGGTTCGGCACAAATGAGTTTACAAGAATTGTCATCTATGTTGAGGTACAACATAGACGCCACAATGATCCTTTTAAACAATTCGGGATATACCATTGAGAGGGTCATTGTTGGACCTCATAGTAGTTACAATGATATCAATACCAACTGGCAGTGGACTGACTTGCTGCGAGCCTTTGGTGATGTGGCTAATGAGAAATCTGTGTCATATACGATTAAGGAACGTGAGCAATTGCTAAATATCTTAAGTGATCCGTCATTTAAACACAACGGTAAGTTCAGGCTACTTGAATGTGTTTTACCAATGTTTGATGTTCCAAAAAAACTTGGCCAGTTTACCGGTAAAATTCCAGCATAA